From Rutidosis leptorrhynchoides isolate AG116_Rl617_1_P2 chromosome 3, CSIRO_AGI_Rlap_v1, whole genome shotgun sequence, a single genomic window includes:
- the LOC139896694 gene encoding peroxisomal adenine nucleotide carrier 1-like isoform X1, translated as MSSIDLESISEATSGAIGAVLSTTILYPLDTCKAKYQAEVRSHGRQKYRKLSDVLWEAVSTGRIVSLYQGLGTKNLQSFIAQFVYFYGYSYFKRLYQVKYGTKSIGTKANLILAASAGACTAIITQPLDTASSRMQTSAFGRSKGLWAMLTEGTWSEAFDGLGISLLLTSNPAIQYTVFDQLKQKLLDGKLKKAGSGSSPESLSAFSAFLLGAISKSIATVLTYPAIRCKVMIQAANPSDDGTKEIKTKQRKTLSGVLDTIWKREGVLGFFKGLDAQILKTVLSSALLLMIKEKITATTWVLLLAIKSSLMVTQGRLKGSVNKYIYERGPK; from the exons ATGTCATCAATTGATCTGGAATCAATATCGGAAGCAACATCAGGAGCAATTGGAGCTGTTTTGAGTACAACTATTTTATATCCACTTGATACTTGTAAAGCTAAGTATCAAGCTGAAGTTCGTTCTCATGGTCGCCAAAAATACAG GAAACTATCAGATGTTTTGTGGGAAGCAGTATCCACGGGTCGAATTGTGTCGTTGTATCAGGGTCTCGGAACCAAGAACTTACAATCATTTATTGCACAATTTGTATACTTTTATGGATATAGCTACTTTAAAAGGTTATACCAGGTAAAATACGGTACAAAATCTATTGGAACAAAAGCCAACTTGATTCTTGCAGCTTCTGCTGGAGCCTGTACTGCTATTATAACTCAG CCCCTCGATACTGCATCATCAAGAATGCAAACAAGTGCATTCGGGAGATCAAAAGGTCTTTGGGCAATGCTTACTGAAGGTACTTGGAGTGAAGCGTTTGACGGCCTTGGCATATCTTTACTTTTAACTTCCAACCCTGCAATTCAG TACACAGTGTTTGATCAGCTAAAGCAAAAACTTTTAGACGGGAAACTCAAAAAAGCTGGAAGCGGATCTTCTCCTGAATCTCTTTCTGCATTCTCTGCATTTTTGCTCGGTGCAATCTCGAAAAGCATTGCAACCGTTCTTACTTATCCAGCTATCAG GTGCAAGGTGATGATTCAGGCTGCAAACCCGAGTGACGATGGAACCAAAGAAATTAAAACGAAACAACGGAAAACGCTATCGGGTGTTCTCGATACTATTTGGAAACGAGAAGGGGTGCTTGGATTTTTTAAGGGATTAGATGCTCAAATATTGAAGACTGTTTTAAGCTCAGCGTTACTTTTGATGATAAAAGAAAAAATAACAGCGACAACTTGGGTACTTTTACTTGCAATTAAAAGTTCTCTAATGGTCACACAAGGAAGATTAAAAGGCTCAGTAAACAA GTACATTTATGAAAGAGGTCCAAAGTAA
- the LOC139896695 gene encoding uncharacterized protein, translated as MLLLLEDFELMNKYPWGSFLWTKLYNSLHHVLVPYKERVVDKTRKGVMTYHLSGFTWAFKMWIWEAYKNRIEAYAFKSESEGIPRGIHWKRKKKVMGWNEYVELMQLPDDIPDEERPLNRLRPTKTEVKCEWWVASVNYFKNPDAKVPVKKVDDPKKFDDETKKELTDMIKNLIKRLDDHENKHAKEIKEMSDRVEAGIRVTHETLKIVHSLYVSRGVHRTSILKLHSMIQNLQQHIRQQEQDDGGFIGGYVSDVEVQTTKKDMFDNVKVASPVYVRRSKRDRRVARARMSPFVTPSQMIKKGAKRKPDMPAKEIPIKQQKTGRLSAPVVPDNVILEIIDDLIHKSGLIYPGPSTLYDDERNLDGPKTPE; from the exons ATGCTTCTTTTATTAGAGGACTTTGAGTTGATGAACAAGTATCCGTGGGGTTCTTTCTTATGGACCAAACTTTATAATAGTTTGCATCACGTGTTAGTACCTTATAAAGAGAGGGTAGTAGATAAAACCCGGAAGGGGGTAATGACATACCATTTGAGCGGCTTCACTTGGGCGTTTAAG ATGTGGATATGGGAGGCATACAAAAACCGAATAGAAGCATATGCTTTCAAGTCGGAAAGTGAAGGCATACCTCGCGGAATTCACTGGAAACGGAAGAAGAAAGTCATGGGCTGGAATGAGTACGTTGAGTTGATGCAACTCCCG GATGATATCCCGGACGAAGAACGACCTCTCAATCGTTTGAGGCCCACCAAGACAGAGGTTAAGTGTGAGTGGTGGGTTGCTAGTGTAAACTATTTCAAGAACCCCGATGCTAAAGTACCGGTGAAGAAAGTTGATGATCCGAAGAAATTTGATGATGAGACGAAGAAGGAGTTGACGGATATGATTAAGAATTTGATAAAGAGATTAGATGACCATGAAAACAAACATGCCAAGGAGATTAAGGAGATGAGTGATCGGGTTGAGGCTGGCATCCGTGTTACACATGAGACACTAAAGATAGTGCATAGTTTATATGTTTCTAGAGGCGTCCATCGGACAAGTATTTTAAAACTCCATTCTATGATACAAAACCTACAACAACATATCCGTCAACAAGAGCAG GATGATGGTGGTTTCATTGGTGGATATGTGTCAGATGTTGAAGTTCAGACAACCAAGAAAGATATGTTTGATAATGTGAAGGTTGCTTCACCGGTTTATGTGAGGAGAAGCAAAAGGGACCGTCGAGTTGCACGAGCAAGGATGTCTCCCTTCGTTACACCGTCACAAATGATCAAAAAGGGTGCTAAAAGAAAGCCTGACATGCCAGCGAAAGAAATCCCGATAAAACAACAGAAGACGGGGAGACTGAGTGCTCCGGTAGTGCCTGATAATGTTATTCTAGAAATCATTGACGATTTGATTCATAAGTCTGGACTTATCTATCCCGGCCCTTCCACATTATATGATGATGAAAGGAATCTGGACGGCCCTAAGACACCGGAATAG
- the LOC139896694 gene encoding peroxisomal adenine nucleotide carrier 1-like isoform X2 encodes MSSIDLESISEATSGAIGAVLSTTILYPLDTCKAKYQAEVRSHGRQKYRKLSDVLWEAVSTGRIVSLYQGLGTKNLQSFIAQFVYFYGYSYFKRLYQVKYGTKSIGTKANLILAASAGACTAIITQPLDTASSRMQTSAFGRSKGLWAMLTEGTWSEAFDGLGISLLLTSNPAIQYTVFDQLKQKLLDGKLKKAGSGSSPESLSAFSAFLLGAISKSIATVLTYPAIRCKVMIQAANPSDDGTKEIKTKQRKTLSGVLDTIWKREGVLGFFKGLDAQILKTVLSSALLLMIKEKITATTWVLLLAIKSSLMVTQGRLKGSVNKLRRRQG; translated from the exons ATGTCATCAATTGATCTGGAATCAATATCGGAAGCAACATCAGGAGCAATTGGAGCTGTTTTGAGTACAACTATTTTATATCCACTTGATACTTGTAAAGCTAAGTATCAAGCTGAAGTTCGTTCTCATGGTCGCCAAAAATACAG GAAACTATCAGATGTTTTGTGGGAAGCAGTATCCACGGGTCGAATTGTGTCGTTGTATCAGGGTCTCGGAACCAAGAACTTACAATCATTTATTGCACAATTTGTATACTTTTATGGATATAGCTACTTTAAAAGGTTATACCAGGTAAAATACGGTACAAAATCTATTGGAACAAAAGCCAACTTGATTCTTGCAGCTTCTGCTGGAGCCTGTACTGCTATTATAACTCAG CCCCTCGATACTGCATCATCAAGAATGCAAACAAGTGCATTCGGGAGATCAAAAGGTCTTTGGGCAATGCTTACTGAAGGTACTTGGAGTGAAGCGTTTGACGGCCTTGGCATATCTTTACTTTTAACTTCCAACCCTGCAATTCAG TACACAGTGTTTGATCAGCTAAAGCAAAAACTTTTAGACGGGAAACTCAAAAAAGCTGGAAGCGGATCTTCTCCTGAATCTCTTTCTGCATTCTCTGCATTTTTGCTCGGTGCAATCTCGAAAAGCATTGCAACCGTTCTTACTTATCCAGCTATCAG GTGCAAGGTGATGATTCAGGCTGCAAACCCGAGTGACGATGGAACCAAAGAAATTAAAACGAAACAACGGAAAACGCTATCGGGTGTTCTCGATACTATTTGGAAACGAGAAGGGGTGCTTGGATTTTTTAAGGGATTAGATGCTCAAATATTGAAGACTGTTTTAAGCTCAGCGTTACTTTTGATGATAAAAGAAAAAATAACAGCGACAACTTGGGTACTTTTACTTGCAATTAAAAGTTCTCTAATGGTCACACAAGGAAGATTAAAAGGCTCAGTAAACAA
- the LOC139896696 gene encoding uncharacterized protein, which translates to MVFWAPAIAAGISNVFPEVFHALCARHLLGNLKSVSKRVKSYEWHYWKMCKAYKKSDFDHHYGILARRIPDSARTLTTVGLNRWSRHHADRVRYAYLTSNSAESMNALSVHARKLPITMLLEFFRASVQQWFWEHRNTADGLTTPVTPYAERKLGKRNRKSISWTVKPISQVKFEVLDMKKGGKVNLQDKTCTCKQWQFSGIPCGHVMAVARYFVLRNVTTHVQKYFHTETYKSAYMEDINPLDHISEWIDPGHLQTVLPPLVTKRQSGRPKSTACIPSQGEDKDNFKSKRKCSRCLEYGHTRSTCTAHYDLSEGKQKSKCNSKTKAKPKGFVKGKGKGKREDSCSTQFGSTYNLSDD; encoded by the exons ATGGTTTTTTG GGCACCTGCAATAGCTGCTGGCATATCAAAcgtatttccagaagtatttcatgCACTATGTGCTAGACATTTGTTGGGAAACCTCAAAAGTGTGTCTAAAAGGGTTAAAAGTTACGAGTGGCACTACTGGAAAATGTGCAAAGCGTATAAAAAATCTGATTTTGATCACCACTATGGTATACTAGCACGACGTATCCCAGACAGTGCACGTACACTCACTACTGTTGGCCTCAACAGATGGTCTAGACATCATGCAGATCGTGTTCGGTATGCTTACCTAACTTCTAATAGTGCAGAGTCAATGAACGCACTGTCAGTTCATGCGAGGAAACTCCCGATTACAATGCTTCTTGAATTCTTTAGAGCTTCAGTTCAACAATGGTTTTGGGAACACCGAAACACTGCTGATGGTTTAACAACGCCTGTCACACCATATGCAGAGCGTAAGCTGGGTAAAAGAAATCGTAAGTCTATTAGTTGGACTGTCAAACCGATATCACAAGTTAAGTTTGAGGTATTGGATATGAAAAAAGGCGGTAAAGTCAATCTACAAGATAAAACTTGCACATGTAAACAATGGCAGTTTTCCGGTATACCCTGTGGACATGTAATGGCAGTAGCAAGGTATTTTGTCCTACGTAACGTTACTACACACGTTCAGAAGTATTTCCACACTGAAACGTACAAGTCGGCATACATGGAAGATATTAACCCGCTAGATCATATTTCTGAATGGATAGATCCAGGACACCTACAAACCGTCCTACCGCCATTGGTTACAAAGCGACAATCGGGTAGACCGAAGAGTACTGCTTGTATACCGTCCCAAGGAGAGGACAAAGACAATTTCAAATCTAAAAGAAAATGCAGTCGTTGCTTGGAATATGGACATACTAGATCAACTTGCACCGCACATTATGATCTTTCTGAAGGTAAACAAAAGTCCAAGTGTAACTCAAAAACAAAGGCAAAGCCGAAGGGGTTCGTAAAGGGCAAGGGTAAAGGAAAACGTGAAGACTCATGCTCAACACAATTTGGCTCCACTTACAATTTGAGTGATGATTAG